One Glutamicibacter mishrai genomic window carries:
- a CDS encoding amino acid ABC transporter substrate-binding protein/permease (The N-terminal region of this protein, as described by TIGR01726, is a three transmembrane segment that identifies a subfamily of ABC transporter permease subunits, which specificities that include histidine, arginine, glutamine, glutamate, L-cystine (sic), the opines (in Agrobacterium) octopine and nopaline, etc.), protein MEKKQRAARAGRLRRWVAAAAIGLMALVIGAPSAMAQGSDSVEGKTYVIGTDTTFAPFEFRKDGELTGIDMDILQAIAEDQGFKVEVRSLGFSAALAALSANQVDGVIAGMSITDERKEIYDFSEPYFESGVQMAVSQNDEDIKGYEDLDGKTVVAKTGSEGEAYAKSVSKEYGFKVKSLDQSATMYESVKSGSAVAVFDDYPVLAYGIAQGNGLKTVTDKVPGGSYGFAVNKGENTALLAAFNDGLAELKANGEYQKILDEYLADPSAAVPSNFFDLVVKSFPALMTGLWHTLLVTAISFAIAMVLGLVFGFLKISHNIVLRGIATTFVNIFRGTPLLLWAFMFYFGLPQLTGWEISVWTAGVLTLSLNAGAYVAEIVRGGIQSVDPGQLEASRSLGLGYGKSMQKVVVPQAFKMMTPSLINQLIISLKDSSLLLAIGFGELLYQGQQIYAANFRVTETLLIVGVIYFIAIMALTKLANYADRRFNK, encoded by the coding sequence GTGGAAAAGAAACAAAGAGCAGCCCGCGCCGGGCGCCTGAGGCGGTGGGTTGCCGCCGCAGCCATCGGCCTGATGGCCCTGGTCATCGGAGCGCCGTCGGCTATGGCCCAAGGCAGCGACAGCGTCGAAGGCAAAACCTACGTCATCGGCACCGATACCACCTTCGCCCCCTTCGAATTCCGCAAGGATGGGGAACTGACCGGCATCGACATGGATATCCTGCAGGCGATTGCCGAAGACCAGGGATTCAAGGTCGAGGTCCGCTCCCTCGGTTTTAGCGCCGCGCTGGCAGCCCTGTCGGCTAATCAGGTCGATGGCGTGATCGCGGGCATGTCGATCACCGATGAGCGCAAGGAAATCTATGATTTCTCCGAGCCTTACTTCGAGTCCGGCGTCCAGATGGCCGTGTCCCAGAACGATGAGGACATCAAGGGCTATGAGGATCTGGACGGCAAGACCGTGGTCGCCAAGACCGGTTCGGAAGGCGAGGCCTACGCCAAGTCCGTTTCCAAGGAATACGGGTTCAAGGTCAAGTCGCTGGACCAGTCGGCAACCATGTACGAGTCGGTGAAGTCCGGTTCGGCCGTGGCAGTATTCGATGATTACCCGGTGCTGGCTTACGGCATCGCCCAGGGCAATGGCCTGAAGACCGTCACCGACAAGGTGCCGGGCGGCTCCTATGGTTTTGCGGTGAACAAGGGCGAAAATACCGCTCTGCTGGCAGCCTTCAATGACGGACTGGCCGAGTTGAAGGCCAATGGCGAGTACCAGAAGATCTTGGACGAGTACCTTGCTGACCCCAGCGCCGCGGTGCCGAGCAACTTCTTTGATCTGGTGGTCAAGTCCTTCCCGGCCTTGATGACCGGTTTGTGGCACACCCTGCTGGTCACCGCGATTTCCTTCGCTATCGCCATGGTGCTGGGCCTGGTCTTCGGTTTCCTGAAGATCTCGCACAACATCGTCTTGCGCGGTATCGCAACAACCTTCGTGAACATTTTCCGTGGCACTCCGCTGCTGCTCTGGGCCTTCATGTTCTACTTCGGCCTGCCGCAGTTGACCGGTTGGGAAATCTCGGTCTGGACCGCTGGCGTGCTGACCCTGTCGCTGAACGCCGGTGCCTACGTGGCCGAGATCGTTCGCGGCGGCATCCAGTCGGTGGATCCAGGACAGCTCGAAGCATCGCGCTCGCTGGGCCTGGGTTATGGCAAGTCCATGCAGAAGGTCGTGGTTCCCCAAGCTTTCAAGATGATGACGCCATCGCTGATCAACCAGCTGATCATCAGCTTGAAGGACTCCTCGCTGCTGTTGGCCATCGGCTTCGGCGAACTGCTCTACCAGGGCCAGCAGATCTACGCAGCGAACTTCCGCGTGACCGAAACCCTGCTCATCGTAGGTGTTATCTACTTCATTGCCATCATGGCCCTGACCAAGCTGGCTAACTACGCCGATCGGAGGTTCAACAAGTGA
- the pdhA gene encoding pyruvate dehydrogenase (acetyl-transferring) E1 component subunit alpha, which translates to MSAEATSDRMSEVSKKFGISPEDYMLPARHMINLLNPDGTLRPENEQGTEPGHEYPLPSPARLMEAYAALVTGRRVNDQNSALVRQGRMAVYPSSHGQEACQIAAALCLEDNDWLFPTYRDTVAVLTKGVAPMEVMTSFRGEWHCGYDPKAYKCAPMSTPLTTQLLHAVGVAHAAKLRGENTVVVAMCGDGATSEGDFHEALNFAAVFNLPVIFFVQNNKYAISVPLSHQSAAPSLAHKAVGYGMAGERVDGNDLMALMAIMTRAVRMAREGNGPLLIEAHTYRMQAHTNADDDKRYREDSEVQAWIAKDPVTRMKAYLEDAGLLTDDAAAKIGQDAEAAARTLRDGMNQDANTDPRELFEHVYSTKSTQLAEQQALLVDELDREEA; encoded by the coding sequence ATGAGCGCAGAAGCAACCTCGGATCGCATGTCCGAAGTCAGCAAAAAGTTCGGCATCAGCCCAGAAGATTACATGCTGCCAGCGCGGCACATGATCAACTTGCTCAATCCGGATGGAACACTTCGTCCGGAGAACGAGCAGGGGACCGAACCAGGACACGAATACCCGCTGCCTAGCCCGGCCCGCCTCATGGAAGCCTACGCAGCCCTGGTCACCGGCCGCCGCGTCAACGACCAGAACTCGGCCCTGGTTCGCCAGGGCCGCATGGCCGTGTACCCATCAAGCCACGGACAGGAAGCCTGCCAGATCGCCGCGGCTCTGTGCCTTGAAGACAACGACTGGCTTTTCCCTACCTACCGCGACACCGTTGCAGTGCTCACCAAGGGCGTAGCCCCGATGGAAGTCATGACCAGCTTCCGCGGCGAATGGCACTGCGGGTACGACCCCAAGGCCTACAAGTGCGCGCCGATGTCCACGCCGCTGACCACCCAGCTGCTGCACGCCGTCGGCGTAGCCCACGCGGCGAAGCTTCGCGGAGAAAACACCGTTGTTGTAGCCATGTGCGGCGACGGCGCCACCAGCGAGGGCGACTTCCATGAAGCCCTGAACTTCGCTGCGGTGTTCAATCTTCCGGTGATCTTCTTCGTGCAGAACAACAAGTACGCCATCTCCGTGCCGCTATCGCACCAGAGCGCAGCACCGTCCCTGGCCCACAAGGCCGTGGGCTATGGCATGGCCGGCGAGCGCGTTGACGGAAATGACCTGATGGCATTGATGGCCATCATGACCCGTGCCGTACGCATGGCACGCGAGGGCAATGGCCCGCTGCTGATTGAAGCCCACACTTACCGCATGCAGGCGCACACCAACGCGGATGACGACAAGCGCTACCGCGAGGATTCCGAGGTCCAGGCCTGGATCGCCAAGGACCCGGTGACTCGTATGAAGGCCTATCTCGAAGATGCCGGCCTGCTGACCGATGACGCCGCCGCGAAGATCGGCCAAGACGCTGAAGCTGCGGCCAGGACCCTGCGAGATGGCATGAACCAGGATGCCAATACGGATCCTCGTGAACTTTTTGAACACGTTTATTCCACCAAGAGCACCCAGCTCGCCGAGCAGCAGGCCCTGCTTGTTGACGAACTAGACCGCGAGGAGGCCTAG
- the paaA gene encoding 1,2-phenylacetyl-CoA epoxidase subunit PaaA, which yields MAERTPQEPGLSAVPSYEEEQSQARFDALIDQDSRVEPRDWMPEPYRRTLTRQVSQHAHSEIIGMQPEANWITRAPSLKRKSILMAKVQDEAGHGLYLYSAAETLGTSRDELNDQLLTGRAKYSSIFNYPARSWADMGAIGWLVDGAAIANQVPLCRASYGPYGRAMVRICKEESFHQRQGFEILLALSRGTEAQKKMAQDAINRFYEPSLMMFGPPDDQSPNSQQSMAWKIKRFSNDELRQRFVGMIAEQVKVLGMTLPDPELHYDEEKKQWIHKDLNWDEFMAVIKGNGPVNSQRLERRREAHREGAWVREAASAYAAKQAQSEVA from the coding sequence ATGGCTGAGAGAACACCGCAGGAACCGGGACTAAGTGCCGTTCCAAGCTACGAAGAAGAGCAATCGCAAGCTCGCTTTGATGCCTTGATTGACCAGGATTCCCGCGTGGAACCACGCGACTGGATGCCTGAGCCCTACCGCAGGACCCTGACCCGCCAGGTCTCCCAGCATGCCCACTCTGAAATCATCGGCATGCAGCCCGAAGCCAACTGGATCACCCGCGCTCCATCGTTGAAGCGCAAGTCCATTTTGATGGCCAAGGTCCAGGACGAAGCAGGCCACGGACTGTACCTCTACTCCGCCGCCGAAACCCTAGGGACCAGCCGCGACGAACTCAACGACCAGCTGCTGACCGGTCGGGCCAAGTACTCTTCGATTTTCAATTACCCCGCCCGTTCATGGGCTGATATGGGTGCCATCGGCTGGCTGGTCGACGGCGCCGCCATCGCCAACCAGGTCCCGCTCTGCCGTGCATCCTATGGCCCGTACGGCCGCGCGATGGTCCGCATCTGCAAGGAAGAATCCTTCCATCAGCGCCAAGGCTTCGAGATTCTGCTGGCGCTGTCCCGCGGCACGGAAGCGCAGAAGAAGATGGCGCAGGACGCGATCAACCGCTTCTACGAGCCATCGCTGATGATGTTCGGCCCACCCGATGACCAGTCGCCCAACTCCCAGCAGTCCATGGCCTGGAAGATCAAGCGATTCTCCAACGATGAACTGCGCCAGCGCTTCGTCGGAATGATCGCAGAACAGGTCAAGGTACTGGGCATGACCCTGCCGGACCCAGAGCTGCACTATGACGAAGAGAAGAAGCAATGGATCCACAAGGATCTGAACTGGGATGAATTCATGGCAGTGATCAAGGGCAATGGCCCGGTCAACTCCCAACGCCTGGAACGCCGCCGCGAGGCGCACCGCGAGGGCGCCTGGGTGCGAGAAGCAGCATCGGCATACGCCGCAAAACAAGCACAGAGCGAGGTCGCCTAG
- the paaE gene encoding 1,2-phenylacetyl-CoA epoxidase subunit PaaE: MTEQQTSTRRRASFHRLSVSNVRRLTKDSIEVTFAIPEELRDEYDYVAGQYVALRKELPNAEGELVELRRSYSICAAPTGDEIKVAIKRDLGGLFSTWANEELMAGDQIDVMSPAGAFISKHRITEINDPSQINTTSQDRFVAVAAGSGITPVLAIARTILEANDHSRFDLIYANKAAMDVMFLEELADLKDRYPARLALHHVLSREQRISPLLSGRIDAQKLTALLTNVVQAPTVDEWFLCGPFELVQLVRDQLTELEVPADKVRFELFSTGEPNKPQGHIGRPVIVDENEASYEISFNLDGLKGEVKSPVRANETVLNAALRVRPDVPFACAGGVCGTCRAKVTCGSVTMAENYALEPEEVDAGYVLTCQSHPTSDKLTVDFDA, encoded by the coding sequence ATGACCGAACAACAAACCTCCACCCGCCGCAGGGCTTCATTCCACCGGCTCAGCGTCTCCAACGTACGCCGGCTGACCAAGGATTCCATCGAAGTCACTTTCGCCATCCCCGAGGAACTGCGCGATGAATACGACTACGTGGCTGGCCAGTATGTGGCGTTGCGCAAAGAACTGCCCAACGCCGAGGGGGAGCTCGTCGAGCTGCGACGCTCCTACTCGATCTGCGCCGCCCCGACCGGCGACGAAATCAAGGTAGCGATCAAGCGGGACCTCGGTGGGCTGTTCTCCACCTGGGCCAATGAAGAGCTGATGGCGGGCGATCAGATTGACGTGATGAGCCCGGCCGGCGCTTTCATCTCAAAACACCGGATCACCGAAATCAATGATCCATCACAAATCAATACCACCAGCCAAGACCGATTTGTCGCGGTTGCTGCCGGCTCGGGGATCACCCCGGTGCTGGCCATTGCCCGCACGATTCTTGAAGCCAATGACCATAGCCGCTTTGATCTGATCTATGCCAACAAGGCCGCCATGGACGTGATGTTCCTTGAAGAGCTGGCAGACCTCAAAGACCGCTACCCGGCGCGGCTGGCCCTGCATCACGTGCTCAGCCGGGAACAGCGGATCTCACCGCTGCTATCTGGCCGCATCGATGCCCAGAAGCTGACCGCTCTGTTGACCAATGTCGTGCAGGCGCCAACGGTGGATGAATGGTTCTTGTGCGGTCCGTTCGAATTGGTGCAGCTGGTGCGCGACCAGCTCACGGAGCTTGAAGTTCCTGCGGACAAGGTGCGCTTCGAGCTATTCAGCACCGGCGAGCCGAATAAGCCGCAAGGCCATATCGGCCGTCCGGTCATCGTGGATGAGAATGAAGCAAGCTATGAGATCAGCTTCAACCTCGACGGCCTCAAGGGCGAAGTCAAGTCCCCGGTACGTGCCAACGAAACGGTTTTGAACGCCGCCTTGCGCGTGCGCCCGGATGTGCCATTCGCGTGCGCTGGGGGTGTGTGCGGCACCTGCCGCGCCAAGGTGACCTGCGGATCGGTGACCATGGCAGAGAACTATGCGTTGGAACCCGAAGAAGTGGATGCTGGCTATGTGCTGACCTGCCAGTCGCACCCGACCAGCGACAAGCTCACCGTCGATTTCGACGCATAG
- a CDS encoding DoxX family protein, whose translation MTALENNPRLLASAQIVMRLAIGFLFAAHGWQKFSQFTLEGTAASFTQMGVPAASIVAPVIATLELVGGIALILGLATRIFGALLALDMVGAIVTAHAQAGVFVADGGFELVLALGAGAAALALMGPGSWALDRLFVGRKSALRESINA comes from the coding sequence ATGACCGCACTGGAAAACAACCCCCGCTTGCTCGCCTCGGCGCAAATCGTCATGCGCTTGGCGATCGGTTTTCTCTTCGCCGCCCATGGCTGGCAGAAATTCTCGCAATTCACCCTCGAAGGCACCGCTGCCAGCTTCACCCAGATGGGCGTCCCGGCTGCCAGCATCGTCGCGCCGGTCATTGCGACCCTGGAACTCGTGGGTGGCATCGCGTTGATCCTCGGCCTCGCAACGCGAATCTTCGGTGCGCTGCTGGCGCTGGATATGGTCGGAGCCATCGTGACGGCCCACGCGCAAGCAGGTGTATTCGTTGCCGATGGCGGCTTTGAGCTGGTGCTGGCGCTCGGCGCTGGCGCAGCCGCCCTTGCTTTGATGGGTCCAGGAAGCTGGGCTCTGGATCGCTTATTTGTTGGCCGAAAGAGTGCTCTGCGCGAATCGATCAACGCCTAG
- a CDS encoding amino acid ABC transporter ATP-binding protein, producing MKIQVKDLHKSFGSNNVLKGIDLDIREGEVVCVIGPSGSGKSTLLRCLNKLEDITSGKVIVDGFDVTDPKVDINEVRRHVGMVFQHFNLFPHMSVAENIMLAPVELKKMNKAQARERALELLERVGLKDKADARPASLSGGQKQRVAIARALAMAPGIMLFDEATSALDPEMVGEVLQVIKELAESGMTMVLVTHEMGFAREVGDRVVFMADGVVCEQGEPEQLFGNPQQERTRDFLSKVL from the coding sequence ATGAAGATCCAGGTCAAGGACTTGCATAAATCTTTCGGCTCCAACAATGTGCTCAAGGGCATTGACCTTGACATCCGTGAAGGCGAGGTCGTGTGCGTGATCGGGCCTTCGGGTTCGGGTAAGTCCACGTTGCTGCGCTGCCTGAACAAGCTGGAGGACATTACCTCCGGCAAGGTCATCGTTGACGGTTTCGACGTGACCGATCCCAAGGTGGATATCAATGAAGTCCGCCGCCACGTGGGCATGGTCTTCCAGCACTTCAACCTCTTCCCGCACATGTCGGTGGCCGAGAACATCATGCTCGCGCCGGTTGAGCTGAAGAAGATGAATAAGGCGCAGGCTCGCGAGCGGGCGCTGGAATTGCTGGAACGCGTGGGTCTGAAGGACAAGGCCGATGCCCGTCCGGCTTCGCTGTCCGGCGGCCAGAAGCAGCGTGTTGCCATTGCCCGCGCCCTGGCCATGGCTCCTGGCATCATGCTCTTTGATGAGGCCACCAGCGCGCTGGACCCGGAGATGGTGGGCGAGGTGCTGCAGGTCATCAAGGAGCTGGCTGAGTCCGGCATGACCATGGTCCTGGTGACCCACGAAATGGGCTTTGCCCGCGAAGTGGGAGACCGTGTGGTCTTCATGGCTGATGGCGTGGTCTGCGAACAGGGCGAGCCGGAACAGCTCTTCGGCAACCCGCAGCAGGAACGCACCCGCGACTTCCTTTCCAAGGTGCTCTAA
- a CDS encoding enoyl-CoA hydratase/isomerase family protein, protein MIELTIADSIARVVLNAPQKMNSLDETALAELSEAYDKAAAGVADGSVRALVLTGEGRGFCAGRDISGVDPADDDVIGYLEGKVQPLLEKMSNFPAPTFALVQGACLGVGLGLAIATDVVYVAENAKIGSPFANLGATLDSGGHWLFTERLGAHRTLDMIYTAELISGAEAVRSGLFSRAFPAEELVARCESLIEKVAQGATQAFVASKALVQEIRDQRVGLWASMNNENRAQAALCDTADYAEGFKSFQEKRPPVFTGKK, encoded by the coding sequence ATGATCGAACTGACCATTGCCGATTCGATTGCCCGAGTTGTGCTCAATGCTCCGCAAAAGATGAACTCCTTGGATGAGACGGCCTTGGCTGAGCTCTCCGAAGCCTATGACAAGGCTGCCGCCGGGGTGGCTGATGGCAGCGTTCGAGCCTTGGTGCTCACCGGCGAAGGCCGGGGCTTTTGCGCGGGGCGGGATATCTCAGGAGTGGATCCTGCCGATGATGACGTGATCGGCTACCTTGAAGGCAAGGTCCAGCCGTTGCTGGAAAAGATGTCGAATTTCCCGGCACCTACCTTCGCCCTGGTGCAGGGTGCCTGCCTCGGCGTGGGACTGGGCTTGGCGATCGCCACCGACGTTGTTTACGTCGCGGAGAACGCGAAGATCGGTTCTCCATTCGCCAACCTCGGGGCAACGCTGGACTCTGGTGGCCACTGGCTGTTCACCGAGCGCCTTGGCGCCCACCGGACGCTGGACATGATCTACACGGCTGAATTGATTTCAGGTGCGGAGGCTGTCCGCTCTGGCCTGTTCTCCCGAGCTTTTCCGGCAGAAGAACTTGTAGCCCGCTGTGAATCGCTGATTGAAAAAGTCGCGCAAGGGGCAACTCAGGCCTTCGTCGCGTCCAAGGCGCTGGTACAGGAAATCCGTGATCAGCGGGTTGGCTTGTGGGCTTCGATGAACAACGAAAACCGGGCCCAAGCTGCATTATGCGATACCGCGGATTATGCCGAAGGTTTCAAGTCCTTCCAGGAGAAGCGGCCGCCGGTATTCACCGGAAAGAAATAG
- a CDS encoding Lrp/AsnC family transcriptional regulator — MAAEAELKLDEVDRAILAELTQDGRQSVTTVAQKVHVSRAHAYSRIAKLQDAGVITRYTAVIDPVKAGLKASAYVTLKLRQHSWRELRDHLASIPEVQHIGLVGGNFDVILLVRAKDNLDLRRVVFEELQALPTVLDTQTHLIFEDTDTR, encoded by the coding sequence ATGGCCGCGGAAGCGGAGCTGAAACTTGATGAGGTCGACCGCGCGATCCTGGCGGAACTGACCCAGGATGGACGGCAGTCGGTAACTACAGTTGCCCAGAAAGTCCATGTGTCCCGTGCCCACGCCTATTCGCGCATTGCCAAGCTGCAAGATGCCGGGGTGATCACGCGCTACACGGCGGTCATCGACCCGGTGAAGGCAGGACTCAAGGCCAGCGCCTATGTCACGCTGAAACTTCGCCAGCACTCGTGGCGCGAGCTGCGTGACCACCTTGCTTCCATCCCCGAGGTCCAGCACATCGGCTTGGTGGGCGGGAACTTCGACGTGATTCTTCTGGTGCGGGCCAAAGACAATCTGGATTTGCGCCGGGTCGTATTCGAAGAACTCCAGGCTCTGCCCACTGTGCTTGATACGCAGACCCACCTGATCTTCGAGGACACCGACACCCGCTAG
- the paaC gene encoding 1,2-phenylacetyl-CoA epoxidase subunit PaaC — MKHEELDAALDSFGDALASATRVTPGNALRPEDIAVDGVAPSEEVARYALTLGDDALILAQRLAHWISRAPELEEDVALGNIALDILGHARSFLTYAGLAWDKTEDDLAYWREEEEFTSLWIVEQPNGHFGVTIIRQLIVSVFQHLLYRQLASSQDETLAAIAAKAVKEVDYHRDHAIQWTIRLGQGTEESAEKMRHALEILWPYVDEMFRDEAVHQNLDSIAVRPSTLRAAWQEEISAVLAQAGLQVPATGQAMAFGRRGEHSEHLGYLLAEMQVLARKHPGASW; from the coding sequence GTGAAGCACGAAGAACTGGATGCCGCGCTGGACAGCTTCGGCGACGCGTTGGCCTCGGCCACCCGCGTTACCCCGGGCAACGCGCTGCGGCCAGAGGACATTGCCGTCGATGGCGTGGCGCCAAGCGAGGAAGTCGCGCGGTACGCGCTGACCCTGGGTGATGACGCGCTGATCCTGGCCCAGCGCCTGGCGCACTGGATCTCCCGTGCTCCGGAGCTGGAAGAGGATGTTGCCCTGGGCAATATCGCCTTGGACATTCTGGGTCATGCCCGTTCATTCCTCACTTACGCAGGTCTGGCATGGGACAAGACCGAAGACGATTTGGCGTACTGGCGCGAGGAAGAAGAATTCACCTCGTTGTGGATCGTGGAGCAGCCCAATGGGCACTTCGGCGTCACGATCATCCGCCAGCTCATCGTCTCCGTTTTCCAGCACCTGCTCTACCGGCAGCTGGCTTCGTCCCAGGACGAAACCCTGGCGGCCATCGCGGCCAAGGCGGTCAAGGAAGTGGACTACCACCGTGACCACGCCATCCAGTGGACCATCCGCCTGGGGCAGGGTACCGAGGAATCGGCGGAAAAGATGCGCCATGCCCTCGAAATCCTCTGGCCCTACGTTGATGAAATGTTCCGCGACGAAGCGGTGCACCAGAACCTGGACTCGATTGCCGTGCGCCCCTCGACCTTGCGCGCAGCCTGGCAGGAAGAAATCTCCGCAGTGCTGGCTCAAGCTGGCCTGCAGGTTCCAGCCACCGGCCAGGCCATGGCCTTCGGCCGACGCGGAGAGCATTCCGAACACCTGGGCTACCTGCTCGCTGAAATGCAGGTGCTGGCCCGTAAACACCCCGGCGCAAGCTGGTAA
- the paaD gene encoding 1,2-phenylacetyl-CoA epoxidase subunit PaaD, protein MSKMIAGTTELFAIAAKVNDPEIPVLSIADLGILREVNLDDDGTVQVLITPTYSGCPAMDVISEDLYQAFTQAGYEKVDIKLVLTPAWSTDWMSDEGKKKLEEYGIAAPTGRGHAGRITLGMSVKCPRCHSLNTRELARFASTSCKALYTCKDCLEPFDYFKVLS, encoded by the coding sequence ATGAGCAAGATGATCGCCGGCACGACCGAGCTGTTCGCCATCGCAGCGAAGGTCAATGACCCGGAAATCCCGGTGCTGTCTATTGCGGACCTCGGGATTCTGCGCGAGGTCAATCTCGATGATGATGGAACAGTGCAGGTGCTGATCACGCCAACGTATTCCGGTTGCCCAGCCATGGATGTGATCAGTGAAGATCTCTATCAGGCATTCACCCAAGCCGGATACGAGAAGGTGGATATCAAGCTGGTGCTCACACCGGCCTGGTCCACTGACTGGATGAGTGATGAAGGCAAGAAGAAGCTAGAGGAATACGGCATCGCTGCGCCGACCGGGCGTGGACATGCAGGGCGCATCACCCTGGGGATGAGCGTGAAATGCCCTCGCTGCCACTCGCTGAACACTCGTGAACTGGCACGATTCGCTTCGACTTCATGCAAGGCGCTCTACACCTGCAAAGACTGCTTGGAACCTTTCGACTACTTCAAGGTACTCTCATGA
- the paaB gene encoding 1,2-phenylacetyl-CoA epoxidase subunit PaaB: MSQQNNWPLWEVFVRSSRGLSHVHAGSLHAPDQQMAVRNARDLYTRRNEGVSLWVVKSTDIISSDPDEKDSFFESPQGKDYRHATYYKASEGVKHL, encoded by the coding sequence ATGAGCCAGCAGAACAATTGGCCCCTGTGGGAAGTTTTTGTCCGTTCCTCCCGGGGGCTCTCACATGTGCACGCCGGGTCCCTGCACGCGCCCGACCAGCAGATGGCCGTGCGCAACGCGCGCGACCTCTACACCCGCCGCAACGAAGGCGTATCCCTGTGGGTCGTGAAGTCCACGGACATCATCAGCTCCGATCCAGACGAGAAGGATTCTTTCTTCGAATCTCCTCAGGGCAAGGACTACCGCCACGCCACCTACTACAAGGCCAGCGAGGGAGTGAAGCACCTGTGA